In Pannonibacter sp. XCT-53, the sequence GGTGCGCCCCGGATCCTGCCGCTTGCGACCCGTCCGGGCGGACCTCCGCCCGGGTTGCTTCCGGGTGCTCCCCAACTTTGCCGTCATAAGGTCGTGACGGCCGCATTCTTCGGTTGACGTCGTCCTTGCGAGGGCCACGTAATGGAGGTGTGCAAAAGGATATCCGTGGAGCCGCTGCCCGGTCGTGACCCGTCACCCGATAGACCATCCGCAGTTTTATCTGACGGCTCCGGCGCCCTGCCCTTACCTGCCAGGTCGCCAGGAGCGGAAGGTCTTCACGCATCTCGTCGGTCATCAGGCCTCCGCGCTCAACGACGTGCTCACCCAGGGTGGCTTCCGTCGCAGCCAGAACATCGCCTACCGTCCGGCCTGCGAAAGCTGCCGGGCCTGCGTGTCCGTCCGGGTTCGCGTGGCCGACTTTGAATGGACGCGCTCGTTCAGGCGCACCTGGAAGGACGCCGGCGAGCTGATCGGTGCCGAACTGCCGCCTTCCCCCTCGTCCGAACAGTATGACTTGTTCCGCTCCTATCTCCAGGCGCGGCACGAGAACGGCGGCATGTCGGAAATGACCGTACTCGACTACGCGATGATGGTCGAGGACACCCATGTCGACACCATGGTTGTCGAATACCGCCGCCGCGGGCCGGACAGCTTCATCACCCGCCGCGGCACGGGGCCGCTGGTTGCCGTCGCCCTGACCGACCGCATGGCCGATGGCCTGTCGATGGTCTATTCCTTCTATGACCCGGACTGGCGCACGGTCAGCATCGGCACCTTCATGATCCTCGACCACATCGAGCGGGCCCGCAAGCTCGGGCTGCCCTATGTCTATCTCGGGTACTGGGTCGAAGGCTCGGAGAAGATGGCCTACAAGGCCCGGTTCCAGCCGCAGGAGCATCTTGGCCCGGACGGCTGGTCGCTCTCGACCGACACCGCCCGCCTCAAGCCCTAGGGGCGATCAGCCGAGCGCGGCGCGCATCGCGGCGAACACATCCCGGAACATCTCGCGCGTCAGGCGGCCCGTGTTCGTGTTGTAGCGCGAGCAGTGATAGCTGTCGAAGAGCATCAGCGGTCGCTCGCGGTGGATCAGGTCGTGGCGGGCGCCATGGGCGAACGGATGGCGGCTGCGCGGCAGCTTCAGCGCCGTCAGGAAGGTGTCATGGGCGATGCGGCCGAGTGCGAGCACTGCGCGCACCTCCCTTGCCGCGTCAAGCGTGGCCACCAGATAGGGCCGGCAGGCGTTGATTTCCGGGCCCGTGGGCTTGTTTTCCGGCGGCACGCAGCGCACCGCATTGGTGATCATCGCGCCCGTCAGCGTCAGCCCGTCATCGGGCCGCGCCTCGTAGCGCCCCCGGGCGAAGCCGAAATCCACCAGTGTCTCGTAGAGAAGATCGCCGGCATAGTCCCCGGTGAAGGGGCGGCCCGTGCGGTTGGCCCCGCGCAGTCCGGGGGCAAGGCCCAGCACCATCAGGTCCGGTGCGGTCGAGGTGAAGCTCGGGACGGGCGCATTGAACCAGTCGGGGAAGCGTGCCCGGTGCTCCTCCCGGAAAGCGACCAGACGCGGGCAATCCGGGCAGTCCCTGCCCGGATCCAGCGGCATGCGGCCCGTCGGGCAGCCTCGACCGTTCATCAGTAGTCGTCGTCCTCTTCGACCTCGCGCTCGCGTTCGGCGGCACGGGACGGGCGCTCGGACGGATCACGGCCGACGCGGGAGGCAAGATGGGCAAGGTCGATGAAGTGGTCGGCCTGGCGGCGCAGGTCGTCGGCGATCATCGGCGGCTGGGTCTGCAGCGTGGAGACGACCGACACCTTGCGGCCCTTGCGCTGCAGCGCCTCGACCAGGGATCGGAAGTCGCCGTCGCCGGAGAAGAGCACGATGTGGTCGACATGGTCGACCAGCTGCATGGCATCGACGGCGAGTTCGATGTCCATGTTGCCCTTGACCTTGCGGCGGCCGGTGCTGTCGACGAATTCTTTTACAGGCTTGGTAACAACCTTGTATCCGTTGTAATCAAGCCAGTCGATCAGCGGCCGGATCGAGGAATACTCCTGATCCTCGATGATCGCCGTGTAGTAGTAAGCGCGCAGAAGGTAGCCCTTACCCTGAAATTCCTTGAGGAGCATCTTGTAATCGATGTCAAACCCAATGGCCTTGGCAGTCGAATACAAATTTGCACCATCAATAAACAAAGCAATTTTTTCACGAGAATCGAACATCAGGAACCCTGCCCTTGTTTGGCGTTGTTTTCGGGTGCGGAGGCCGCTCGAGACTGCCAGGCCACTGAAAAAAACAGAATTGCGCGCAACGTCACTCTACTATCGGTTGCGACGCTTTTCTACGCCTACTTTTGCGACTTGACCGGCTCGACCATGAAAATGCCCCAATTTTCATGGCCCAACGCTTGCGTACTACACGCATCACCGGTGCCGCAATCGTAAACATTGTGGAACGGCAGCAATGCGGCAAGTTTCTTCACGAGAAAGTCAGGGGACAACCCGTGTTGCGATGCGAAGGCTTGCGCGACGCTGCGGTTGGTCCTATACGCTGGTGACTCAAGTCCTGAAAACTATGGAGATATCCTATGGCGCGCGTCACCGTCGAGGATTGCATCGACAAGGTCGACAACCGGTTCGAGCTGGTGCTGCTGGCAGCGCACCGCGCCCGCATGATCTCGAGCGGCTCGCCCCTCACCGTCGACCGTGACAACGACAAGAACCCTGTCGTCGCCCTGCGCGAGATCGCCGACGAGACGATCAGCCCGGAGGATCTCAAGGAAGACCTCATCCACTCGCTGCAGAAGTATGTCGAAGTGGACGAGCCGGAGCCGGAAGCCGTGCCGCTGGTGCCCTCCAGCCATTCCGGCGGCACCCAGATCAACGCCGTCGACGATTCCAACGTCGAGTTCGACCGCATGTCGGAAGAAGATCTCCTGCGCGGGCTGGAAGGCCTTGTCCCGCCGGAGCGTTCGGACGACATTTGAGATCGGTGGCAGGCTCGTCCGTCCTGAATTGGCGCGCCATGCCATCGTGTGTTTTGTCGGCTTGATGCGGCCACGGCCATGATGCGCCAATACGAACTCGTCGAACGGGTCACCCGTTACAATCCGAATGCCGACGAGGCCTTGCTCAACAAGGCCTATGTCTATGCCATGCGCAAGCACGGGTCGCAGACCCGTGCCTCGGGGGACCCCTATTTCTCGCATCCGCTCGAAGTCGCCGCGATCCTGACCGATCTGCGCCTCGACGATGCCACCATCGCCGTTGCCCTGCTGCACGACACCATCGAGGACACCGATGCCACCCGCGCGGAGATCGACACGATCTTCGGCGAGGAGATCGGCAAGCTCGTCGAGGGTCTGACCAAGATCAAGCGCCTCGACCTGCAGACCCAGAAGGCGAAGCAGGCGGAGAATTTCCGCAAGCTGCTGCTCGCCATCGTCGACGACGTGCGGGTGCTGCTGGTCAAGCTGGCCGACCGTCTCCACAACATGCGCACCCTCGAGCACATGCCCGAGCACAAGCGGGCGCGCATTGCCGAGGAGACGATGGAGATCTATGCGCCGCTGGCCGGGCGCATGGGCATGCAGGACATGCGCGAGGAGCTGGAAGACCTTGCCTTCCGCACCCTCAACCCCGAGGCCTATGCCACCCTGTCCGACCGGCTGTCGGACCTCAGGGCCCGCAATGACGGGCTGATTTCCGACATCGAGGAGATGCTGACCGCCCGCATCGCGGAACGCGGCATCGCCGCCCGGGTCAAGGGCCGCGAGAAGCGCCCCTACTCGATCTTCCGCAAGATGCAGCAGAAGTCGCTCGGCTTCGAGCAGCTCTCCGACATCTACGGCTTCCGGGTGATCGTCGGCACGACCGAAGCCTGCTACCGGGTCCTCGGGGTCATCCACACCACCTGGGCCACCGTGCCGGGGCGGTTCAAGGACTATATCTCGACGCCGAAGCAGAACGACTACCGCTCGATCCACACCACCATTGTCGGGCCGCGCCGGCAGCGTGTCGAGCTGCAGATCCGCACCCATGCCATGGACCGGGTGGCCGAGTACGGCATTGCCGCCCATGCGCTCTACAAGGACGGCGAGACGGGTGGGCGCAACATTGCCCGGCACACGGAGGAAAGCCGCGCCTATGACTGGCTGCGGCGGACCATCGACCTCCTGTCGCAGGGCGACACGCCGGAGGAGTTCCTCGAGAACACCAAGCTCGAGCTGTTCCACGACCAGGTCTTCTGCTTCACGCCCAAGGGCCGCCTGATTGCCCTGCCGCGCGGCGCGACGCCCATCGACTTCGCCTATGCGGTGCACACCAGCATCGGCAACACCTGCGTCGGCTGCAAGCTGAACGGCAAGATCATGCCGCTGGTCACCGAACTGCGGAACGGCGACGAGGTGGAGATCATCCGCTCGCAGGCGCAGACGCCGCCGCCGGCCTGGGAATCCATTGCCGTCACCGGCAAGGCCAAGGCCGCGATCCGCCGGGCAACGCGCGAGTCCGTGCGCAAGCAGTATGGCGCGCTCGGCGAGCACATCCTGCAGCGCGCCTTCACCCGGGCGGCGAAACCCTATTCGGAGGGGCTGCTGGAGGGCGTGCTCGGCCTGCTCGCGCAGGATTCGGTCGCCGATCTTCTGGCCTGCGTCGGCCGCGGCGAGATCAGCGCGCAGCAGGTGGTCAAGGCGGTGCATCCGGATTACCAGGACGAGCGCGTCGGCATCATCCGCCCGGAACCGGGGGAAGGCTGGTTCGATCTGGAGAAGGGACACGGCCTCAAGTTCCGCCTGCCCTCCAGCGAGGCCGGCGACGGCGACGCGCTGCCGATCCGGGGCCTGACGGGCGACATTCCGGTCAATTTCGCGCCGAACGGCGGCGCGGTCCCCGGCGACCGGATCGTCGGCATCCTGACCCCTTCGGAAGGCCTGACCATCTACCCGATCCAGTCGCCGGCGCTGAAGGAGTTCGACGACCAGTCCGACCGCTGGGTCGACGTGCGCTGGGACATCGACATCGACAATCCGGAGCGGTTCCCCGCCCGCATCAGCGTCGCCGCGCTCAACGAGCCCGGATCGCTTGCCGCCATTGCCCAGGTCATCGGCGAGAACGGCGGCAACATCGACAATCTCAAGATGGTCCGCAAGGTGGCGGACTTCCACCAGATGATCATCGATCTGGAAGTCTGGGACCTGAAGCATCTCAACCGCATCATCAACCAGCTCCGCACCAAGCCGAACGTGTCCAGCGTGACACGCGTCAACGGCTGACGGGGCCGCAAGAACCACGGGAAGCCGACATGACGCAGGACGAAGTCCTGGCGCTGTTCCGCGAAGCGGGCGCCATCCTCGAAGGCCACTTCATTCTTTCCTCCGGCCTGCGCAGCCCGGTGTTCCTGCAGAAGGCGCGGGTGTTCATGCATCCCGACAAGACCGAGGCGCTGTGCAAGGCGCTGGCCGGCAAGATCCGCGCCGCCGGCCTCGGACGCATCGACGTCATCGTCTCGCCCGCCCTTGGCGGCCTGATCCCCGGCTACGAGACCGCCCGCCATCTCGGCGTCCCGGCCATGTGGGTGGAGCGCGAGGGCGGCCAGTTCCGCCTGCGCCGCTTCGATCTGGAGCCGGGCGCCCGCGTCATCATCGTCGAGGACATCGTCACGACCGGCCTGTCCAGCCGCGAGACCGTCGATGCGCTCAAGGCCATCGGTGCGGATGTGGTCGGCGTTGCCTGCCTGATCGACCGGTCGGGCGGCGAGGCCGATGTGGGTGTGCCGCTGGTGGCGCTCACCGAGTATAAGGTTCCTTCATACGATCCCGCCAATCTGCCTCCTGAACTTGCCGCGATCCCGCCGGTGAAGCCGGGCAGCCGGAACCTGGCCTGAACAGGCTCCGGATCCGGACGCGGACACGGAAAACGCCCAACGCCGGAGGCCAAAGCGCCCGATGCTCTTCCAGCGCCGCACCCCGCCAAGCCGATACGAGAAGCTGCGCGTTGCTGTCTGGCCGAGGGCGAGCTGGGCGCGCTCCTTCC encodes:
- a CDS encoding arginyltransferase gives rise to the protein MTRHPIDHPQFYLTAPAPCPYLPGRQERKVFTHLVGHQASALNDVLTQGGFRRSQNIAYRPACESCRACVSVRVRVADFEWTRSFRRTWKDAGELIGAELPPSPSSEQYDLFRSYLQARHENGGMSEMTVLDYAMMVEDTHVDTMVVEYRRRGPDSFITRRGTGPLVAVALTDRMADGLSMVYSFYDPDWRTVSIGTFMILDHIERARKLGLPYVYLGYWVEGSEKMAYKARFQPQEHLGPDGWSLSTDTARLKP
- a CDS encoding uracil-DNA glycosylase; the encoded protein is MNGRGCPTGRMPLDPGRDCPDCPRLVAFREEHRARFPDWFNAPVPSFTSTAPDLMVLGLAPGLRGANRTGRPFTGDYAGDLLYETLVDFGFARGRYEARPDDGLTLTGAMITNAVRCVPPENKPTGPEINACRPYLVATLDAAREVRAVLALGRIAHDTFLTALKLPRSRHPFAHGARHDLIHRERPLMLFDSYHCSRYNTNTGRLTREMFRDVFAAMRAALG
- a CDS encoding LabA-like NYN domain-containing protein, giving the protein MFDSREKIALFIDGANLYSTAKAIGFDIDYKMLLKEFQGKGYLLRAYYYTAIIEDQEYSSIRPLIDWLDYNGYKVVTKPVKEFVDSTGRRKVKGNMDIELAVDAMQLVDHVDHIVLFSGDGDFRSLVEALQRKGRKVSVVSTLQTQPPMIADDLRRQADHFIDLAHLASRVGRDPSERPSRAAEREREVEEDDDY
- the rpoZ gene encoding DNA-directed RNA polymerase subunit omega produces the protein MARVTVEDCIDKVDNRFELVLLAAHRARMISSGSPLTVDRDNDKNPVVALREIADETISPEDLKEDLIHSLQKYVEVDEPEPEAVPLVPSSHSGGTQINAVDDSNVEFDRMSEEDLLRGLEGLVPPERSDDI
- a CDS encoding RelA/SpoT family protein, yielding MMRQYELVERVTRYNPNADEALLNKAYVYAMRKHGSQTRASGDPYFSHPLEVAAILTDLRLDDATIAVALLHDTIEDTDATRAEIDTIFGEEIGKLVEGLTKIKRLDLQTQKAKQAENFRKLLLAIVDDVRVLLVKLADRLHNMRTLEHMPEHKRARIAEETMEIYAPLAGRMGMQDMREELEDLAFRTLNPEAYATLSDRLSDLRARNDGLISDIEEMLTARIAERGIAARVKGREKRPYSIFRKMQQKSLGFEQLSDIYGFRVIVGTTEACYRVLGVIHTTWATVPGRFKDYISTPKQNDYRSIHTTIVGPRRQRVELQIRTHAMDRVAEYGIAAHALYKDGETGGRNIARHTEESRAYDWLRRTIDLLSQGDTPEEFLENTKLELFHDQVFCFTPKGRLIALPRGATPIDFAYAVHTSIGNTCVGCKLNGKIMPLVTELRNGDEVEIIRSQAQTPPPAWESIAVTGKAKAAIRRATRESVRKQYGALGEHILQRAFTRAAKPYSEGLLEGVLGLLAQDSVADLLACVGRGEISAQQVVKAVHPDYQDERVGIIRPEPGEGWFDLEKGHGLKFRLPSSEAGDGDALPIRGLTGDIPVNFAPNGGAVPGDRIVGILTPSEGLTIYPIQSPALKEFDDQSDRWVDVRWDIDIDNPERFPARISVAALNEPGSLAAIAQVIGENGGNIDNLKMVRKVADFHQMIIDLEVWDLKHLNRIINQLRTKPNVSSVTRVNG
- the pyrE gene encoding orotate phosphoribosyltransferase; protein product: MTQDEVLALFREAGAILEGHFILSSGLRSPVFLQKARVFMHPDKTEALCKALAGKIRAAGLGRIDVIVSPALGGLIPGYETARHLGVPAMWVEREGGQFRLRRFDLEPGARVIIVEDIVTTGLSSRETVDALKAIGADVVGVACLIDRSGGEADVGVPLVALTEYKVPSYDPANLPPELAAIPPVKPGSRNLA